Proteins from a genomic interval of Rubinisphaera italica:
- the gcvH gene encoding glycine cleavage system protein GcvH, producing MDLSSLRYSKSHEWVLWDGTTATVGITDFAVSQLTDLVFVELPAPGTDVQAGQSCGEVESVKAVSDLNSPLDGTVTESNENLADELEKLSDSPFEEGWMFKLTPSDPAQIEELLDRAAYEKLCEDEAH from the coding sequence ATGGATTTATCTTCCCTGCGTTACAGCAAATCACACGAATGGGTTCTCTGGGATGGCACGACGGCTACCGTTGGCATCACCGATTTCGCCGTCTCACAATTGACGGACCTCGTGTTTGTCGAGCTCCCCGCACCCGGCACCGATGTGCAAGCGGGGCAATCCTGTGGTGAAGTCGAAAGTGTGAAAGCAGTCAGCGATTTGAATTCTCCGCTCGATGGAACTGTCACCGAATCGAATGAGAACCTGGCAGATGAACTGGAAAAACTTTCTGACAGTCCTTTCGAGGAAGGTTGGATGTTCAAACTGACCCCAAGCGATCCCGCCCAGATCGAGGAATTGCTCGATCGAGCCGCCTACGAAAAATTGTGCGAAGACGAAGCTCACTGA
- a CDS encoding HTTM domain-containing protein has protein sequence MDAKLDSSSSSWTATLREFFFDRQIPYGMALTRIALSLVTLVYLSRRWPHAREFFSADGAPSPLAANYGFIDFIPLLPGTVAVALYSVLLILLATLMLGWKTRISAWGVFVLFTYFTLQDSLSTITKYSVISSHAFFLLALSNCGAVWSVDRWQVLKRQGIARPVRLLGTGEAVEIWPQRLLQLFLGFVYLGAAITKMHTEAYFSGDQLRFWMLSNVNHYNPLGEIMAMFPAMLVSFGYIAILWEILFIFMVWNKKFRIPILVVGATFHAMTYVTLGLIVFPFVCFSLYLCFFNESDLQWWQSVGRRLSGNSPTFRKLTRIPHRMTTALCRGCLQVGNRGLIFGTATAVLLAVFVEHQMDVYGSRRAEGKYQLATLPYPDAMRMLSTNDSIREVDKLLSFDVGCWMTSGLVTEFSKSFKQGDRILVQATMIPPHGDVYLECNLHDAENAVLDQTEGVLTREEFRYTFTYYIPTCLAPGEYQFVLKSNTEEIARKTIQIAGVDEACVVTRK, from the coding sequence ATGGACGCAAAACTCGATAGCTCATCTTCTTCGTGGACAGCGACTCTGCGCGAGTTTTTCTTTGATCGCCAGATCCCTTATGGCATGGCGTTGACGAGAATCGCTTTGTCGCTTGTGACACTCGTTTATCTTTCGCGTCGCTGGCCACACGCTCGGGAATTTTTCTCGGCTGATGGAGCCCCATCTCCCCTGGCTGCCAACTATGGCTTTATCGATTTTATACCGTTGTTGCCGGGAACTGTAGCGGTCGCCTTATACAGTGTGTTACTGATTTTACTGGCCACGTTAATGCTTGGCTGGAAAACACGCATCTCTGCCTGGGGTGTCTTTGTCCTGTTCACCTATTTCACGCTGCAGGATTCTCTGAGCACGATCACAAAATATTCGGTTATTTCCTCACACGCCTTTTTCCTGCTGGCGCTTTCAAACTGTGGAGCAGTCTGGTCGGTGGATCGCTGGCAGGTGTTGAAACGTCAGGGCATCGCTCGTCCGGTGCGATTGCTCGGAACGGGCGAAGCGGTTGAGATCTGGCCACAACGTTTGCTGCAACTTTTTCTGGGCTTCGTCTATCTGGGAGCCGCCATTACAAAAATGCACACAGAAGCGTATTTCAGCGGCGATCAACTTCGTTTCTGGATGCTTTCGAATGTGAATCATTACAACCCTCTTGGGGAAATCATGGCTATGTTTCCCGCCATGCTGGTCAGCTTTGGCTACATCGCGATCCTCTGGGAAATTCTGTTCATTTTCATGGTCTGGAACAAAAAATTCCGCATCCCCATTCTGGTCGTAGGAGCGACATTTCATGCAATGACCTACGTGACGCTCGGGCTGATTGTCTTCCCGTTCGTCTGTTTCAGCTTGTACCTCTGCTTCTTTAATGAGAGTGATCTCCAATGGTGGCAGAGTGTGGGCCGCAGACTTTCCGGAAACAGCCCGACTTTCAGAAAGCTGACGCGGATTCCTCATCGAATGACGACCGCTTTGTGCCGCGGATGTCTCCAGGTTGGAAACCGGGGTTTGATTTTTGGAACCGCCACTGCGGTGCTGCTGGCAGTATTTGTCGAACATCAAATGGATGTCTATGGATCGCGACGAGCCGAAGGCAAGTATCAACTGGCGACATTGCCTTATCCCGATGCGATGCGGATGCTGAGCACAAATGACAGTATTCGCGAGGTCGACAAACTTTTGTCGTTCGATGTCGGTTGCTGGATGACCAGCGGACTGGTCACAGAGTTCAGTAAATCATTCAAACAGGGCGATCGCATTCTCGTGCAGGCCACCATGATTCCTCCACATGGAGACGTTTATCTCGAATGCAACCTGCATGATGCCGAAAATGCGGTTCTCGATCAGACCGAAGGAGTTCTCACGCGTGAAGAATTCCGCTACACATTCACGTATTACATTCCAACCTGTCTGGCTCCCGGTGAGTATCAATTCGTATTGAAGTCCAACACTGAAGAAATTGCCCGAAAAACAATTCAGATAGCTGGTGTAGATGAAGCGTGCGTGGTGACCCGGAAATAA
- the rpiB gene encoding ribose 5-phosphate isomerase B has translation MKVAVASDHRGFDLKARIVDRLTNLGHEAIDMGPGSGESVDYPDFAVGVSKAVANKEADRGILICGTGMGMCIAANKIKGIRATACHDEVTAEMSRRHNDANVLCLSAELLGEQLVDRMIEIWVTTEFEGGRHARRLDKISDFESHE, from the coding sequence ATGAAAGTAGCCGTCGCAAGCGATCACCGTGGATTTGATTTGAAGGCGAGAATTGTTGACCGCCTGACTAATCTCGGCCACGAAGCCATTGATATGGGCCCTGGATCAGGCGAAAGCGTCGATTATCCCGACTTCGCAGTCGGCGTCTCGAAAGCGGTCGCCAATAAAGAAGCTGATCGCGGCATTTTAATTTGCGGTACCGGTATGGGGATGTGCATCGCCGCCAATAAAATCAAAGGGATTCGCGCAACCGCCTGTCACGATGAAGTGACCGCAGAAATGAGCAGACGCCACAACGACGCCAACGTACTCTGTCTCTCAGCAGAACTTCTTGGCGAACAACTCGTCGACCGAATGATTGAAATCTGGGTCACGACTGAATTCGAAGGGGGCCGTCATGCTCGAAGGCTCGATAAAATCTCCGATTTCGAGTCGCATGAGTAA
- a CDS encoding DUF6513 domain-containing protein yields the protein MTQPNSILFVTGRLAAPALEPIVREIGERNQIATEVAVLGINVAALMHVDWVARKLEVPDHVQQVILPGWCQGDLEKLSKKWDVPVLRGPKDLRDLPRWFDKRDQEPPDLSKYDIEILAEINGAPLLKTEELLRLATSYAERGANFIDYGCLPGPVASQVGEHIRELRQAGFRVSIDSFDQQEVEAAVEAGAELILSANSSNLDWITKLETEVVAIPDDFQNLDTFDPILERLEKSGVPYRLDPILEPVGFGFAASLARYYETRRRWPNAEMMMGVGNITELAEVDSAGVNFILAALCQELGIRSVLTTEVINWARESVKEFDLARRMTHYAITEKQLPKHINAGLLSLRDPRVHQLTEEELYELTHQIRDPNYRIFANDDALHLINRDGHFQGNDPFQLFLEAAELGEITPSHAFYLGYELAQAETAKRLGKQYSQDEPLNWGHLTRSEKHLSLKPTFRKSPDSNTSNNSSDIE from the coding sequence ATGACTCAACCAAACAGCATCTTGTTCGTAACAGGCCGCCTGGCAGCGCCGGCTTTGGAGCCCATTGTCCGGGAAATTGGTGAGCGGAATCAGATTGCTACCGAAGTCGCAGTGCTGGGAATTAATGTTGCCGCCCTGATGCACGTCGACTGGGTCGCTCGCAAACTTGAAGTCCCCGATCATGTTCAGCAGGTCATTCTGCCGGGCTGGTGTCAGGGGGATCTGGAAAAACTGAGCAAAAAATGGGACGTGCCCGTCCTGCGTGGCCCCAAAGATCTTCGCGATCTGCCCCGCTGGTTTGACAAGCGAGATCAGGAACCGCCCGACCTATCAAAATATGACATCGAAATTCTGGCAGAAATCAACGGCGCTCCCTTACTCAAAACAGAAGAGTTACTGCGGCTCGCCACCAGTTACGCTGAACGCGGTGCCAACTTCATCGATTATGGCTGCCTGCCTGGACCAGTTGCTTCTCAAGTGGGGGAACATATCCGCGAGCTTCGTCAGGCTGGTTTTCGAGTTTCGATCGACAGTTTTGACCAGCAGGAAGTTGAAGCGGCTGTGGAGGCTGGAGCGGAGTTGATTCTCAGTGCCAACTCGAGCAATCTCGACTGGATCACCAAACTCGAAACAGAAGTCGTTGCTATTCCCGATGACTTCCAGAATCTCGATACCTTCGACCCAATTCTGGAGCGACTGGAAAAGTCGGGGGTTCCCTATCGGCTCGATCCGATTCTCGAACCGGTCGGCTTCGGATTTGCGGCTTCTCTGGCTCGCTATTACGAAACCCGTCGACGGTGGCCGAATGCGGAAATGATGATGGGCGTCGGTAACATCACCGAACTGGCTGAGGTCGACTCGGCCGGGGTGAACTTTATTCTGGCTGCATTGTGCCAGGAGTTGGGCATTCGTTCGGTCTTAACGACAGAGGTCATCAACTGGGCGCGAGAATCGGTGAAGGAATTCGATCTCGCCCGACGGATGACACATTACGCAATCACTGAAAAGCAGTTACCCAAGCACATCAATGCGGGACTGCTTTCATTACGGGATCCGCGAGTTCACCAGTTGACGGAAGAAGAACTGTACGAATTAACGCATCAAATTCGCGATCCCAATTATCGGATCTTCGCGAATGACGACGCTTTACATCTGATCAATCGCGATGGCCATTTTCAGGGGAATGATCCTTTTCAACTCTTTCTGGAGGCAGCCGAGTTGGGCGAGATCACACCCTCGCACGCTTTTTATCTCGGCTACGAACTGGCCCAGGCCGAGACCGCAAAACGGCTTGGGAAACAGTACAGTCAGGACGAACCTTTAAACTGGGGGCATTTGACACGCTCGGAAAAGCATCTCAGTTTGAAGCCGACGTTTCGCAAATCTCCTGACAGTAATACCTCCAATAATTCATCCGACATAGAGTGA
- a CDS encoding low molecular weight protein arginine phosphatase codes for MIVRTCHNSESCVDAGQEAVAHLAAGEIVGIATNFGYTAATRNLQNLADKNLTNITPILVLRHHDELADYLQTSRKAAGRLFSRLPNGSVILQFSSGKDSSLFDRPDDLPLLSDEVQHVAHCLNTFPVNYILSSGPLAKYAHPYTAWPLFLLWPTQTDSASQYHYCRTAQSLVEYLPNCLNYVMETGPVETDSAPAVVEFLDQGVSIIPSNELNNATILENTRAGILFVCTGNTCRSPMAEAIFRSMLAERLNCDTAELAGQGIEIASAGIAADYGHSASPEAVQLLADEGIDLSSHQSQPLTESLLERSERVYTLTNHHREIIITHRPELRDRVQVLGQDGRDIPDPIGGDVAVYRQCKEVIEQNLRLIAEEIVRELDQ; via the coding sequence GTGATCGTACGAACCTGCCACAATTCTGAGTCCTGTGTTGATGCTGGTCAGGAAGCGGTCGCACATCTGGCAGCGGGTGAGATTGTCGGTATTGCTACAAATTTCGGATACACTGCTGCAACACGAAATCTTCAAAATCTGGCTGATAAGAACCTTACGAACATTACGCCGATCCTCGTCCTGAGGCATCACGATGAACTTGCGGACTATTTGCAGACATCCCGAAAAGCGGCAGGCAGACTGTTTTCCAGATTGCCGAACGGGTCAGTCATTTTGCAGTTTTCCTCCGGGAAGGATTCGTCACTATTTGACCGGCCGGACGATCTCCCTTTGCTCAGCGATGAAGTACAGCATGTTGCACACTGCCTCAATACATTCCCAGTCAATTACATTTTGAGTTCGGGACCGCTCGCAAAATATGCTCATCCATACACTGCATGGCCGTTATTTCTTCTCTGGCCGACGCAAACGGACTCTGCAAGTCAGTATCATTACTGCAGAACCGCTCAGAGCCTTGTAGAATATCTGCCAAACTGTTTGAATTATGTAATGGAGACCGGTCCTGTTGAAACCGACTCTGCACCAGCTGTCGTAGAATTCCTCGATCAGGGAGTCAGTATTATTCCTTCCAATGAATTGAATAACGCGACCATCCTCGAAAATACCCGGGCAGGAATTCTGTTTGTCTGCACAGGTAATACGTGTCGCAGTCCGATGGCCGAAGCAATTTTTCGCAGTATGCTCGCCGAGCGATTGAATTGTGATACTGCAGAGCTGGCCGGTCAGGGAATCGAAATTGCCTCAGCAGGCATCGCGGCTGATTACGGACATTCTGCCAGTCCGGAAGCCGTTCAACTGCTTGCCGATGAGGGCATCGATTTATCGTCCCATCAAAGTCAGCCATTAACGGAGTCATTGCTGGAGAGGTCCGAGCGCGTGTATACTCTCACTAATCACCATCGTGAAATCATCATCACCCATCGACCCGAACTGCGGGATCGAGTACAGGTTTTGGGGCAGGATGGACGAGATATTCCCGATCCGATTGGTGGAGATGTCGCAGTTTACCGACAGTGTAAAGAGGTCATTGAACAGAATTTACGACTGATTGCCGAAGAAATCGTCCGTGAGCTTGACCAATAA
- a CDS encoding diguanylate cyclase domain-containing protein, with amino-acid sequence MDLMLPVPLAVISREMLGIIVLVPMTLVVGFALGLIYERWYHASALQRTSKRFEKLFAHVSGCLDQAERACQMLQKRAVTQPLNVKQQSQLQNTCGKLSKHVQQLNVAKIVEKKTRPFRQPKWSQSPKDDRTGLPDFSAYQQNLIALAKALEKTSAEAGAIFIKIDHYDRHVKQYGINAANEFVKQTASLVVRQLRNEDVLCQATDDVLIGLLPDLTSTQMTGLADQIRTSVSNKVFSLQETNEQVFVTVTFGCTSFSAADARLEHFEDLLWERSQLTFHTTQRHGRWQLRQVSPDGSVKLIAG; translated from the coding sequence ATGGATCTCATGCTTCCTGTTCCGTTAGCTGTTATTTCCCGCGAAATGCTGGGAATTATTGTGCTTGTGCCGATGACGCTCGTCGTTGGTTTTGCACTCGGGCTGATATACGAACGGTGGTACCACGCCTCTGCTCTGCAACGAACCAGTAAACGATTTGAAAAACTTTTTGCCCATGTGTCTGGTTGTCTGGATCAAGCCGAACGTGCTTGCCAGATGTTACAGAAGCGGGCCGTGACTCAGCCACTCAATGTGAAGCAGCAGTCGCAGCTCCAGAATACGTGTGGCAAGTTAAGTAAACATGTGCAGCAATTGAATGTTGCCAAAATCGTTGAAAAGAAGACCAGGCCCTTTCGTCAACCGAAGTGGAGTCAGTCTCCAAAGGATGATCGAACCGGATTACCTGACTTCTCGGCTTATCAGCAAAATCTGATTGCACTGGCGAAAGCTCTTGAGAAAACGTCAGCGGAAGCCGGGGCGATTTTCATCAAGATCGATCACTATGATCGTCATGTCAAACAATACGGTATCAATGCTGCAAATGAATTTGTTAAACAGACCGCATCGCTGGTTGTTCGTCAACTTCGCAATGAGGATGTGCTGTGCCAGGCGACGGACGATGTGCTGATCGGACTGCTTCCAGATTTGACTTCCACTCAGATGACCGGGCTTGCCGATCAGATCCGTACGTCTGTCAGCAATAAAGTTTTCTCCCTCCAGGAAACGAACGAGCAAGTATTTGTGACAGTCACATTTGGTTGCACCAGTTTTTCCGCAGCCGATGCCCGACTCGAACATTTTGAAGATTTGCTCTGGGAGCGTTCGCAACTCACTTTCCACACCACCCAACGCCATGGCCGCTGGCAACTTCGACAAGTTTCTCCTGATGGTTCGGTGAAATTGATTGCTGGGTAG
- the gcvPA gene encoding aminomethyl-transferring glycine dehydrogenase subunit GcvPA gives MSYLFATPDETQQMLQEIGVDKIDDLFEQIPESVRRTEELDILPALSEIELDRVLNQVSAEFARHGDRTCFQGGGAYDHFIPATVDEICSRGEFYTAYTPYQAEASQGTLQAFFEFQSLIAELTGLDVANASLYEGASALAEAIIMAIRCTNRAGKVIISGSVHPEYIQTVRTYLHRHPCEIVVVDTIDGITDWQQAAQQIDDNTAAVVVQHPNFFGCLEDVQSVVDQAHAAGALAIEVFDPVSLGVINRPGDYGIDIAVAEGQSLGIPLQFGGPYLGLMACREKFVRKMPGRLIGQTTDKAGRRAFVLNFQTREQHIRRDKATSNICTNQGLMALRASVYIAQLGPEGFAELGKQCCHKANYTVEKLTEAGLGTLAYPHPFFKEFVFQFKQPVTEILEKAKAAGFNLGPELNRFEFGTGAPENSLLIAVTEKRTREEIDRLVAALKS, from the coding sequence GTGTCCTATCTGTTTGCTACCCCCGATGAAACTCAGCAAATGCTTCAGGAGATTGGCGTCGATAAAATCGACGATCTTTTCGAGCAAATTCCCGAATCGGTCCGCCGAACGGAAGAACTCGACATTCTGCCAGCTCTGAGTGAAATTGAACTCGATCGCGTGCTCAATCAGGTAAGTGCCGAGTTTGCCCGTCATGGAGATCGTACCTGTTTTCAGGGCGGCGGGGCTTACGACCATTTCATTCCGGCGACCGTCGATGAAATCTGCTCCCGCGGCGAGTTTTACACGGCTTACACTCCTTATCAGGCCGAGGCAAGTCAGGGAACTTTGCAGGCGTTCTTTGAATTTCAGTCGCTGATTGCAGAACTCACAGGACTCGATGTCGCCAACGCGAGTCTGTACGAAGGAGCCAGTGCCCTCGCCGAAGCGATCATCATGGCGATTCGCTGCACCAACCGAGCCGGCAAAGTGATCATCTCGGGCAGTGTACATCCCGAATATATTCAGACAGTGCGGACATATCTGCATCGTCATCCCTGTGAAATTGTAGTGGTCGATACGATCGACGGCATTACCGACTGGCAGCAGGCGGCTCAGCAGATTGACGACAATACAGCTGCCGTTGTCGTACAGCATCCAAACTTCTTCGGTTGCCTGGAAGATGTTCAGTCGGTAGTCGATCAGGCTCATGCGGCTGGAGCATTGGCGATTGAAGTCTTCGATCCTGTCAGCCTGGGTGTGATCAATCGCCCAGGCGATTACGGCATCGACATTGCGGTCGCAGAAGGTCAGTCACTCGGAATTCCTCTGCAGTTCGGCGGCCCCTATCTGGGATTGATGGCCTGTCGCGAAAAATTCGTTCGCAAAATGCCGGGGCGCCTTATCGGTCAGACAACCGATAAAGCAGGTCGTCGTGCCTTCGTCCTCAATTTTCAGACACGTGAACAACATATCCGCCGCGACAAGGCGACCAGTAATATCTGTACGAATCAGGGATTGATGGCCTTGCGGGCCTCGGTTTATATCGCTCAGCTGGGGCCAGAGGGATTCGCCGAGCTCGGAAAACAATGTTGCCATAAAGCCAATTATACGGTTGAGAAGCTGACCGAAGCAGGACTGGGTACGCTCGCGTATCCTCATCCCTTCTTCAAAGAATTTGTGTTTCAGTTCAAACAGCCCGTTACAGAAATCCTCGAAAAAGCCAAAGCGGCTGGCTTCAATTTGGGACCGGAACTCAATCGATTCGAGTTTGGCACCGGGGCACCAGAAAATTCATTGCTGATCGCAGTGACCGAGAAGCGAACACGTGAAGAAATCGATCGGCTGGTCGCCGCTTTAAAATCGTAA
- a CDS encoding inositol monophosphatase family protein, translating into MRDAIISALAEHLPTVMRWAGSLARELRKHNIAITGKTSGSALTDALTLADLSIQDLLVNALRDLDPIFMQCRIEAEESTGDLYRFAEESEYVISLDPIDGTKQFRDKTGDGYAVMLHLRTMDDVIYSLVYLPAQGPNGGWVEVRPGKMLTGPDDPGKPARQVLDSMTPIDVKTRPDSKKIYLIGFQQHDAARAADVTEAGLDGIAPDLMPGSIYPLLATGEFGGSLIHTPNVYDYPVSFQIARELGGDSVWVHNGQRVNFTETWMDDRADMLRLPGIVATSANPETLKILSELACKWSPVRYED; encoded by the coding sequence ATGCGTGACGCGATTATTTCCGCATTGGCTGAACATCTTCCGACAGTCATGCGCTGGGCGGGAAGCCTGGCTCGGGAGTTGCGAAAGCACAATATTGCCATCACAGGCAAAACGTCCGGCAGTGCATTGACGGATGCACTGACTCTGGCTGACTTGTCTATTCAGGATCTGCTCGTGAATGCGTTACGCGATCTGGATCCGATCTTCATGCAATGTCGCATTGAAGCAGAGGAGTCGACTGGCGATTTGTATCGGTTTGCAGAAGAGAGTGAATATGTGATTTCTCTCGATCCGATTGATGGGACGAAACAGTTCCGCGACAAGACGGGGGATGGCTATGCCGTCATGCTACATTTGCGGACGATGGACGATGTGATTTATTCCCTCGTTTACCTGCCTGCTCAAGGCCCGAATGGGGGTTGGGTGGAAGTTCGGCCTGGCAAGATGCTCACCGGTCCCGATGATCCCGGCAAGCCGGCTCGTCAGGTTCTGGACAGCATGACGCCGATTGATGTGAAGACACGCCCCGATTCCAAAAAAATCTATCTGATCGGTTTCCAGCAACACGATGCGGCTCGTGCAGCCGATGTGACTGAAGCGGGGCTGGACGGCATTGCTCCCGATTTGATGCCGGGCAGCATTTATCCCTTATTGGCAACTGGAGAATTTGGAGGCTCGTTAATTCATACGCCAAACGTGTACGACTATCCGGTTTCGTTCCAGATTGCCCGCGAACTCGGCGGCGATTCTGTCTGGGTACACAATGGTCAGCGAGTCAATTTCACAGAAACCTGGATGGATGATCGAGCCGACATGCTGCGACTGCCGGGAATTGTCGCAACCTCAGCGAACCCGGAAACGCTCAAAATCCTATCGGAGCTGGCTTGTAAGTGGAGTCCGGTCCGCTACGAAGATTAA